Genomic DNA from Pseudomonas fluorescens:
CACATCACCGTCCTTGACGATGTACTCCTTGCCTTCCAGACGCCATTTACCAGCCTCCTTGGCACCCGCTTCGCCCTTGTACTGGATGAAATCGTCATAGGCGATGACTTCGGCGCGGATGAAGCCTTTTTCGAAGTCGGTGTGGATCACGGCCGCGGCTTGTGGCGCGGTGGCTCCGACGCGAACGGTCCAGGCGCGGACTTCTTTTACGCCAGCGGTGAAATAGGTCTGCAGGTTGAGCATTTCATAGCCGGCGCGAATCACGCGGTTCAGGCCGGGTTCTTCAAGACCCAGGGCCTCCAGGAACATGTCCTTTTCTTCGCCATCTTCAAGCTCGGCGATTTCCGCTTCGATCTTGTTGCAGACCGGTACGACCATCGCGCCTTCTTCTTCGGCGATGGCTTTCACCACGTCCAGCAGCGGGTTGTTCTCGAAGCCGTCTTCGGCAACGTTGGCGATATACATGACCGGTTTGGTGGTCAGCAGGTGGAAGCCGCGGATGATCTGTTTCTCATCGGCGCCCATGTTCTTGATCAGGCTGCGTGCCGGCTTGCCCAGGGTGAAGTGAGCGATCAGTTGCTCGAGCAGGGCTTTCTGGGCGACGGCGTCCTTGTCGCCCCCCCTTGGCATTGCGAGCGACTTTCTGCAGCTGTTTTTCGCAGCTGTCGAGGTCGGCGAAGATCAGTTCCAGATCGATGATCTCGATATCGCGTTTCGGGTCGACGCTGTTGGAAACGTGAATCACGTTCTCGTCTTCGAAGCAGCGGACCACGTGGGCGATGGCATCGGTTTCACGGATGTTGGCCAGGAACTTGTTGCCCAGGCCTTCACCCTTCGAGGCGCCAGCCACCAGGCCGGCGATGTCGACGAATTCCATGGTGGTCGGCAGCACGCGCTCCGGGATCACGATGGCCGCCAGGGCGTCCAGGCGTGGATCGGGCATCGGCACGATGCCGCTGTTCGGCTCGATGGTGCAGAAGGGAAAGTTCTCGGCCGCGATACCGGATTTGGTCAGGGCGTTGAACAGGGTGGACTTGCCGACGTTAGGCAGGCCGACGATGCCGCAATTGAATCCCATGGTGTTTCCCCTCGGATAAGTGTCAGGCCTTCTGGCTGTGCAGGTTTTTCATCGCGCGGTTCCATTCACCGGCGAGGATATCCGGCAGCACGCCGAGGGCGAAGTCGATGCTGGCATCGAGTTTTTCCTGTTCGGCGCGAGGCGCACGACCCAGGACAAAGTTTGAAACCATACTGGCGACGCCTGGGTGGCCGATGCCGAGCCGCAGGCGGTGAAAGGTATTCTGATTACCCAGTTGCGCGATGATGTCGCGCAATCCGTTGTGACCGCCATGGCCGCCGCCTTGCTTGAGCTTGGCAACGCCCGGAGGCAGGTCGAGTTCGTCGTGGGCCACCAGGATTTCTTCAGGCTTGATGCGAAAGAAACCGGCCAATGCCGCTACGGCCTGGCCGCTGCGGTTCATGTAGGTGGTGGGAATCAACAGGCGAACATCCTGACCCTGGTGCGAGAAGCGACCGGTCAGGCCGAAATACTTGCGATCGGCTGCCAGGCTGACGCCTTGTGCTTGCGCGATGCGCTCAACAAAAAGGGCCCCTGCGTTATGCCGGGTCTGTTCGTATTCAGCGCCTGGATTTCCCAAGCCAACGATCAGTTTAATGGCAGTCACGATAGGGGCCCTTCCTGGAGTGTGGATAACGATGTCGCAATCAGGCGGTGTTGCGGCAATGGACGAAAATGGCGGATTTACCGTTAAGTAAACTTCGCGTTCTCGCCCGCTGTCTCGCTACGTTCCAGTCCGCGATGTTTCCGGCCACTCCGGCGACAGAGTGAAATTACTCTGC
This window encodes:
- the pth gene encoding aminoacyl-tRNA hydrolase, producing the protein MTAIKLIVGLGNPGAEYEQTRHNAGALFVERIAQAQGVSLAADRKYFGLTGRFSHQGQDVRLLIPTTYMNRSGQAVAALAGFFRIKPEEILVAHDELDLPPGVAKLKQGGGHGGHNGLRDIIAQLGNQNTFHRLRLGIGHPGVASMVSNFVLGRAPRAEQEKLDASIDFALGVLPDILAGEWNRAMKNLHSQKA